In Pyxidicoccus xibeiensis, the following proteins share a genomic window:
- a CDS encoding PEGA domain-containing protein → MNTHLMCRPKRLALVLMLALAAGSASAAAPARKAPARTQQMEEAQRRYERGREFYEEGDFRAALVEFQRAHELAPSYRLLYNIAQVQYQLQDYAGALKSFQQYLDDGGADVSAQRRDEVQREVERLRSRVATLDIVTRPVGAQVSVDDQPVGRTPLAEPVVVSAGRRKVTAELPGEPPVTRMVDVAGMDTLRVQLEFAPPPAPKPSAAPVAAAPEAPSPSLTARATEPRGVPWKMWAATGALAAGAGVTALLANSAANDLKTQRDTFGVTRAQLEDASSKTKTLALTSDLLTGAAVVAAGISAFMTFSGGSPDAAPAPSAPSVRMGVGPGGVGVAGAF, encoded by the coding sequence ATGAACACCCACCTGATGTGTCGTCCGAAGCGGCTGGCCCTCGTGCTCATGCTGGCCCTGGCGGCTGGCAGTGCCAGCGCCGCCGCCCCCGCGCGCAAGGCCCCGGCGCGCACCCAGCAGATGGAGGAAGCGCAGCGGCGCTACGAGCGCGGCCGCGAGTTCTACGAGGAGGGCGACTTCCGCGCCGCGCTCGTGGAGTTCCAGCGCGCGCACGAGCTGGCTCCCAGCTACCGGCTCCTCTACAACATCGCCCAGGTCCAGTATCAGCTCCAGGACTACGCGGGCGCGCTGAAGAGCTTCCAGCAGTACCTGGATGACGGCGGCGCGGACGTCTCCGCCCAGCGCCGCGACGAGGTGCAGCGCGAGGTGGAGCGGCTGCGCTCGCGCGTGGCCACCCTGGACATCGTCACCCGGCCGGTGGGCGCGCAGGTGTCCGTGGACGACCAGCCGGTGGGACGCACGCCCCTGGCCGAGCCGGTGGTGGTGAGCGCCGGCCGGCGCAAGGTGACGGCCGAGCTGCCGGGAGAGCCTCCCGTGACGCGCATGGTGGACGTGGCCGGCATGGACACCCTGCGGGTGCAGCTCGAGTTCGCTCCTCCGCCCGCGCCGAAGCCCTCCGCCGCGCCCGTGGCCGCGGCTCCCGAGGCGCCCAGCCCCAGCCTCACGGCCCGCGCCACCGAGCCGCGCGGCGTGCCCTGGAAGATGTGGGCGGCCACCGGAGCGCTGGCGGCCGGCGCGGGCGTCACCGCGCTGCTCGCCAACAGCGCCGCGAATGACCTGAAGACGCAGCGGGACACCTTCGGCGTGACACGCGCGCAGCTCGAGGACGCCAGCAGCAAGACGAAGACGCTGGCCCTCACCAGCGACCTCCTCACCGGGGCCGCGGTGGTGGCCGCCGGCATCTCCGCCTTCATGACCTTCTCCGGTGGTTCTCCGGATGCTGCCCCCGCCCCGTCCGCTCCGTCCGTCCGGATGGGCGTGGGCCCCGGCGGCGTCGGCGTCGCCGGTGCCTTCTAG
- a CDS encoding serine/threonine protein kinase, protein MVTSTALLGRYELVSELGHGGMAKVYRARVAGPGGFEKTLVVKCILPHLAQDPQFVEMFLSEARLAARLNHPNLVQIFDFGESEGAYFLAMEYIDGPTLRALLRRLHGQEQRVPYPLCARIASSVCEGLTFAHEFCDPDTGEAMRMVHRDVSPDNILLTRSGNVKLVDFGIAKATSQAPQTQVGTLKGKVPYMAPEQLRNEPLAPSSDVYSLGVVLYEMVAGAKPFEAANDAALMHAILYEPFIPLAARREDVPQPLQYIVQRALAKDRTKRYASCREMQADLDRYLLSCGHPVGTQQLAQLISRAAVPTGGSPVVGTPVSGNGSRPREQSRGSGSVRPGTGGSMPVPPTEPGPGSPSTDPTRPGTGGSMPVPPTEPGPGSPSTGPTRSGALKPGRRAVLVGAVGVVALLAGAVALGLRSGGGAAPPAPVVAAPPVAQPVGAPPKAPEAPSAATGTPAPVAAVTPAVVPAGPSVPAAGVAAASAEQAPPAPTEVELQVTVTPRKASLRLDDRPLSGNPFSDRFPRDGRAHVLRVSAPGYTTVVKEVRFDRDLSLDITLSRRGQESRRAAVVESPRREPEAQGREQEPDFAELPAKPARRKPPRRALDSDNPWSEQGGASPSETP, encoded by the coding sequence AGGCCCGGCTGGCGGCGCGGCTCAACCACCCCAACCTGGTGCAGATCTTCGACTTCGGCGAGTCCGAGGGCGCGTACTTCCTGGCGATGGAGTACATCGACGGGCCGACGCTGCGCGCGCTCTTGCGGCGGCTGCATGGGCAGGAGCAGCGGGTGCCCTATCCGCTGTGTGCCCGCATTGCCTCCTCGGTGTGTGAGGGGCTGACCTTCGCCCACGAGTTCTGCGATCCAGACACCGGCGAGGCGATGCGGATGGTGCATCGCGACGTCAGCCCGGACAACATCCTGCTGACCCGCAGCGGCAACGTGAAGCTGGTGGACTTCGGCATCGCCAAGGCCACCAGCCAGGCGCCGCAGACGCAGGTGGGCACGCTCAAGGGGAAGGTGCCGTACATGGCCCCCGAGCAGCTCCGGAACGAGCCCCTGGCCCCGAGCTCGGACGTGTACTCGCTGGGCGTGGTGCTCTACGAGATGGTCGCGGGCGCCAAGCCGTTCGAGGCCGCCAACGACGCGGCGCTGATGCATGCCATCCTCTACGAGCCCTTCATCCCGCTGGCCGCGCGGCGCGAGGATGTGCCCCAGCCCTTGCAGTACATCGTCCAGCGCGCCCTGGCGAAGGACCGGACGAAGCGGTACGCGAGCTGCCGGGAGATGCAGGCGGACCTGGACCGGTACCTGCTGAGCTGCGGGCATCCGGTGGGCACCCAGCAGCTGGCCCAGCTCATCAGCCGCGCCGCCGTGCCCACCGGGGGCAGCCCCGTCGTGGGCACTCCCGTGTCCGGCAATGGCAGCCGGCCCCGCGAGCAGTCCCGGGGCTCCGGCTCCGTGCGGCCCGGCACCGGCGGCTCCATGCCCGTGCCTCCGACGGAGCCGGGTCCGGGCTCCCCGTCCACCGACCCCACCCGGCCCGGCACCGGCGGCTCCATGCCCGTGCCTCCGACGGAGCCGGGTCCAGGCTCCCCGTCCACCGGCCCCACGCGCTCCGGGGCCCTGAAGCCGGGCCGGCGCGCCGTCCTCGTGGGCGCTGTGGGCGTCGTGGCGCTGCTGGCGGGCGCCGTCGCCCTGGGCCTTCGCTCCGGCGGAGGAGCGGCACCGCCTGCTCCAGTCGTCGCCGCGCCTCCCGTGGCGCAGCCCGTGGGAGCACCTCCGAAGGCGCCCGAGGCTCCCTCCGCGGCGACGGGCACTCCCGCCCCCGTGGCGGCCGTGACTCCAGCGGTGGTACCGGCGGGGCCCTCCGTCCCGGCCGCGGGTGTCGCGGCAGCGAGCGCGGAGCAGGCGCCACCGGCGCCCACGGAGGTGGAGCTGCAGGTGACGGTGACGCCGCGCAAGGCCTCGCTCCGCCTGGATGACCGGCCCCTGTCGGGCAATCCCTTCTCGGACCGCTTCCCGCGAGACGGCCGCGCGCACGTGCTGCGGGTCTCCGCGCCCGGGTACACGACAGTGGTGAAGGAGGTCCGCTTCGACCGTGACCTGTCGCTGGACATCACCCTCTCGCGGCGCGGCCAGGAGTCGCGCCGGGCCGCTGTCGTGGAGAGCCCTCGGCGTGAGCCCGAAGCGCAGGGCCGCGAGCAGGAGCCGGACTTCGCCGAGCTGCCCGCGAAGCCGGCTCGCCGCAAGCCGCCCCGACGCGCGCTGGACTCGGACAACCCCTGGTCCGAGCAGGGCGGAGCTTCTCCCTCGGAAACCCCATGA